One segment of Rhodopirellula baltica SH 1 DNA contains the following:
- a CDS encoding NfeD family protein, with the protein MNGQWFVLVGFRHSVVPGWGRSLWCLMFASLCMLFVRPGWAQTIATPETGVLIDVPSPLTGRDVDQILGRLSQIAVTSKRGDASDNGRTTVVLRLRESGSADQVAADRPSENKPTRDSNRAASTRATAFEDALKIARTISSADLKRVRVVAWVDGAVSGHDVLLPLASETILISSSGSIGDAGRFETQLDDTIGVLYQSIARRRALIPSELVDGLVDSGLEVAKVNLIDGESSFLSGDSLLADRADGRVASETTLANAGEPLVLDANQLRQIRAAAAVVDSVATVSDWLELKELQSDDPRSINQAVGRLVRVTGNITGSRVRRWQSNLAASIDSPDVNTWLVAIDSPGGNLNRSASLAASLADPGIAIQSVGGWVTGEARGDAALIALACQPLLMSPEATIGGSGADAMSADDVRRQSELIDMIAESTGRSAALIRGMLDPSISVHRYVHRRSGRVRYATSEQIRQESNEDAPSDWQRMEKVELATGLNAAQAIELGLAEATAESLQTAASSVGLNEVPPELSDRGLVRWVERLGGQTGLAMSLLVIGFMMLSIEASAPGLGLPGFISLVCFAFFFWIKYLAGTAEWAELLAFGLGLACIGIEIFVLPGFGIFGVGGLILTAIGVMLMSQTFVIPQNAYQLGELTRGLWVALGGLGGCVLGMILVRMYLPQAALATGLSMGVPEANLDESERLAHYDDLMGQTGEATTPLRPSGKARFGERIVPVVSDATAIDAGQSIRVIQVLGNRITVEAVD; encoded by the coding sequence ATGAACGGTCAATGGTTCGTCTTAGTTGGTTTCCGGCACAGCGTTGTCCCCGGCTGGGGGCGATCGCTTTGGTGCTTGATGTTCGCATCCCTCTGCATGCTTTTCGTCCGGCCGGGATGGGCACAAACAATCGCGACTCCAGAAACCGGAGTGTTGATCGATGTGCCCTCACCGCTGACCGGCCGCGATGTTGACCAAATTTTGGGCCGGCTGTCTCAGATTGCTGTCACGTCTAAACGAGGTGACGCATCCGACAATGGCCGAACCACCGTGGTTTTGCGACTGCGAGAATCTGGCTCAGCCGATCAAGTCGCTGCCGACAGGCCGTCTGAGAACAAGCCAACACGGGATAGCAACAGAGCGGCTTCCACTCGAGCAACCGCGTTCGAGGACGCTCTAAAGATCGCGAGGACTATTTCCAGTGCCGATCTCAAGCGTGTCCGGGTGGTTGCCTGGGTTGATGGAGCGGTCAGCGGCCACGACGTGCTCCTTCCGCTGGCCTCCGAAACAATCCTGATTTCGTCTTCTGGTTCAATTGGCGATGCAGGTCGATTCGAGACTCAGCTCGATGACACGATCGGTGTTCTGTATCAGTCCATCGCTCGGCGTCGAGCTTTGATTCCTTCTGAGCTGGTCGATGGATTGGTTGATTCCGGGCTGGAAGTCGCGAAGGTCAACTTGATCGATGGCGAATCAAGCTTTCTATCGGGCGACTCGCTCCTAGCTGATCGAGCCGATGGACGGGTCGCGTCTGAAACCACCTTGGCAAATGCGGGCGAACCGCTTGTACTGGATGCCAACCAGCTTCGACAGATCCGCGCTGCTGCGGCGGTCGTTGATTCAGTGGCCACCGTCTCAGACTGGCTGGAACTGAAGGAGTTGCAAAGCGACGATCCACGGTCAATCAACCAGGCAGTTGGGCGACTGGTCCGAGTCACAGGCAACATCACCGGATCCAGAGTTCGCCGTTGGCAGAGCAACCTAGCGGCTTCAATCGATTCACCGGACGTGAACACTTGGCTGGTTGCCATCGATTCTCCCGGTGGCAATCTAAATCGCAGTGCCTCACTCGCGGCCTCGTTGGCTGATCCCGGCATCGCGATCCAGTCCGTTGGTGGTTGGGTTACGGGTGAAGCTCGCGGCGACGCAGCATTGATCGCATTGGCCTGCCAACCTTTGCTGATGTCACCTGAAGCGACCATTGGCGGAAGCGGTGCGGATGCGATGTCGGCCGATGATGTGCGACGGCAATCGGAATTGATCGACATGATCGCCGAATCAACAGGACGCAGCGCCGCACTGATTCGCGGAATGCTGGATCCGTCGATCTCTGTGCATCGTTACGTTCACCGTCGGTCAGGACGAGTCCGGTACGCCACGTCGGAACAAATTCGCCAGGAATCGAACGAGGACGCCCCAAGTGACTGGCAACGAATGGAAAAAGTTGAACTCGCCACCGGACTGAATGCCGCTCAAGCCATTGAACTAGGATTGGCCGAGGCGACTGCCGAATCGCTTCAGACAGCCGCCTCGTCGGTGGGTTTGAACGAGGTTCCGCCCGAACTTTCCGACCGCGGGCTCGTCCGCTGGGTCGAACGCCTCGGAGGCCAAACCGGTCTCGCCATGTCGCTGCTCGTGATTGGCTTCATGATGCTGTCGATCGAAGCGAGCGCCCCTGGACTTGGCCTTCCTGGATTCATTTCCTTGGTCTGCTTCGCCTTCTTCTTCTGGATCAAATACCTGGCGGGAACCGCCGAATGGGCCGAACTTCTCGCGTTTGGACTGGGGCTAGCATGCATTGGAATCGAGATTTTTGTGCTGCCCGGATTCGGTATCTTCGGAGTCGGTGGTCTGATTTTGACCGCGATCGGTGTGATGCTGATGAGTCAGACGTTTGTGATTCCGCAGAACGCCTATCAGCTCGGCGAACTCACGCGAGGCCTCTGGGTCGCACTCGGTGGACTCGGAGGTTGCGTTCTTGGAATGATCTTGGTCCGGATGTATCTGCCCCAAGCGGCACTCGCGACGGGACTTTCGATGGGAGTGCCCGAGGCGAACCTGGATGAATCCGAGCGTTTAGCCCACTACGATGATCTGATGGGACAAACCGGAGAAGCGACCACGCCACTGCGTCCGAGCGGCAAAGCTCGATTTGGTGAACGAATTGTGCCTGTCGTGAGCGATGCCACCGCAATTGATGCCGGTCAATCCATTCGCGTGATTCAGGTGCTCGGAAACCGTATCACCGTCGAGGCGGTGGATTGA
- a CDS encoding dicarboxylate/amino acid:cation symporter, with amino-acid sequence MTESPKHNQSLTYWIAGAIVAAIAVALTAPEFAVHFEIGGELFLRALKMIVVPLVFTSVMCGVLGLGDVRQLGRPGATAVGYYLCTTVLAVVIGLIVVNVIRPGVGTVDPAVLEKFAQGAELPNGQTEAPGMGVVLENLALMLITDNLFAAAADTQLLPIIVFTIAIGALMTTMMDRVRSIATLVTEANDLLLRFVLALMKLAPIGIFCLVTARFGKAHADGRFFEEISQIGWYFAAVIIGLAIHGFIVLPLIYYVVTKKNPYHYMGAMSQALLTAFSTASSSATLPVTLECAESAGVSKRSTEFVIPLGATINMDGTALYEAAAAIFIAQAIGFDLTLSDQLIVAVTATLAAIGAAGIPEAGLVTMLIVLGAVGLPLEYLGLILAVDWLLDRFRTAVNVLGDSIGAAVVGTTIPDAEPTTPT; translated from the coding sequence ATGACGGAATCACCCAAGCACAATCAGTCACTGACGTATTGGATTGCGGGTGCGATTGTGGCGGCGATCGCGGTTGCACTGACTGCGCCGGAATTCGCGGTTCACTTCGAAATCGGCGGTGAGTTGTTTCTCCGAGCGTTGAAAATGATTGTGGTTCCGCTGGTATTCACATCAGTGATGTGCGGCGTGCTGGGGCTGGGCGACGTCCGGCAATTGGGGCGACCAGGTGCGACCGCGGTGGGATACTACCTATGCACAACCGTCCTGGCCGTCGTCATCGGACTGATCGTGGTGAACGTCATTCGGCCTGGAGTCGGAACGGTTGATCCCGCGGTCCTGGAAAAATTCGCTCAGGGAGCAGAACTGCCCAATGGGCAAACCGAAGCACCGGGTATGGGCGTCGTGCTGGAGAACTTGGCATTGATGCTGATCACGGACAACTTGTTTGCCGCCGCAGCAGACACGCAGTTGTTGCCAATCATCGTCTTCACCATCGCGATCGGTGCGTTGATGACAACGATGATGGATCGGGTTCGCTCAATTGCGACTTTGGTCACCGAAGCAAATGACCTTCTTCTGCGATTCGTCTTGGCTCTGATGAAACTCGCGCCGATCGGGATCTTCTGTTTGGTGACCGCACGTTTTGGCAAGGCGCATGCCGATGGGCGATTCTTTGAGGAGATCAGCCAAATCGGCTGGTACTTCGCCGCGGTCATCATCGGATTAGCGATTCATGGATTCATCGTGCTTCCTTTGATTTACTATGTCGTGACCAAGAAGAACCCCTATCACTACATGGGGGCGATGAGCCAAGCGTTGCTGACCGCGTTCTCGACGGCCAGCTCTTCTGCAACCCTACCGGTCACGCTGGAATGCGCCGAATCAGCCGGTGTCTCCAAACGCTCAACCGAGTTCGTGATTCCTCTGGGAGCAACGATCAACATGGACGGCACCGCGTTGTACGAAGCCGCCGCGGCGATCTTCATCGCGCAGGCTATCGGGTTTGACCTCACGCTGTCGGATCAGTTGATCGTCGCGGTCACCGCGACATTAGCCGCTATTGGGGCAGCCGGAATCCCAGAAGCCGGACTGGTCACGATGCTAATTGTCCTCGGTGCCGTCGGATTGCCACTGGAGTATCTGGGACTGATCCTGGCCGTTGACTGGCTACTGGATCGCTTTCGAACCGCGGTCAATGTGCTCGGGGACAGCATCGGCGCCGCGGTTGTGGGGACAACGATTCCCGACGCCGAACCCACAACGCCGACCTAA
- a CDS encoding MFS transporter — protein MPSSKRRNTRRAAVGSVLFSAGLFCGTLVAVPKLHRALSSEQTPVEMTCAELVQYGIGESSVVRLTDATIAEPSEEMEFAMLEPDPNQSAPLPVGTGMRAWMSGDKVAMAKSTIAKTLKHPRSKKLIDQMVRGEVIPRDFIGASMPQPLKLSPGRDIASLALEEVKSTGTLTAFVAEDPTSKWIAKSADYLGLELPEPFVKAAEMDQYSLHPVSQTETKSNAGLWVGGSALAMTLGWLLCSSAGWGLWIVFCPIAAIVGLFGLPLRSGRGNRVTWTLAFFAGVISLVAAYGLAFQLGGLGQAQSIWTLQAAGFVAACGGTALLLGIRGSVKTKRSIALSPGSLDDLIVPEKGRSKRAKPSKKQKGSKKNKGMEVDADQYATTGVQQDKLQETLNKNASYSRKYLDPRLSVPANAQPSPEAMEHNVLWQKADFEEPLLVEIGRGEAACYATIQVGCQNLVLGMTDELDGKVRLRMISILEDGHCLISVDDSYQDLQVAGANEHATLAVHESITAPKLLAKHLEKAADLAEQRNAGLVTLDTNEWRDVVLLTERVIKSVLHDEGHQKWDIYDMAYGRFAYPIQPVRMFQDASPV, from the coding sequence ATGCCCTCCTCAAAACGACGTAACACTCGACGTGCAGCAGTCGGCAGCGTTTTGTTCTCGGCCGGTCTCTTTTGCGGGACTCTCGTCGCCGTTCCCAAGCTTCACCGTGCGTTGTCATCGGAGCAAACTCCGGTCGAGATGACTTGTGCAGAGCTGGTTCAATATGGAATCGGTGAATCCTCGGTCGTGCGATTGACCGACGCAACCATTGCGGAGCCATCCGAAGAGATGGAGTTCGCCATGTTGGAACCGGATCCCAACCAATCGGCCCCGTTGCCAGTCGGAACGGGAATGCGAGCTTGGATGTCAGGTGACAAAGTCGCGATGGCAAAATCAACGATCGCGAAAACACTCAAGCATCCTCGTTCAAAGAAACTGATCGATCAGATGGTTCGCGGCGAAGTCATTCCACGTGACTTCATCGGCGCTTCGATGCCACAACCATTGAAGTTGTCACCAGGACGAGACATTGCCTCGTTGGCACTAGAAGAAGTGAAGTCGACCGGCACCTTGACCGCATTCGTTGCCGAGGACCCAACGTCGAAATGGATCGCAAAATCGGCTGACTACCTTGGTCTCGAATTGCCCGAACCGTTTGTAAAGGCGGCTGAAATGGATCAGTACTCTTTGCATCCAGTTTCGCAAACCGAAACCAAGTCCAATGCGGGGCTTTGGGTAGGCGGTTCTGCTTTGGCGATGACTCTGGGATGGCTGCTGTGCAGTTCGGCAGGATGGGGGCTTTGGATTGTGTTTTGTCCCATCGCCGCCATCGTTGGATTGTTCGGACTTCCTTTGCGATCCGGTCGTGGCAACCGAGTGACATGGACACTGGCATTCTTCGCAGGTGTGATCAGCTTGGTCGCGGCCTACGGATTGGCCTTTCAACTCGGAGGACTTGGGCAGGCTCAATCGATATGGACATTGCAAGCCGCCGGATTTGTTGCTGCTTGTGGTGGCACGGCGTTGTTGCTGGGGATCCGCGGAAGCGTGAAAACGAAGCGAAGCATTGCGTTGTCGCCTGGTTCGTTGGACGACTTGATCGTGCCAGAGAAAGGTCGTTCGAAACGTGCGAAGCCCTCGAAGAAACAAAAGGGTTCCAAGAAGAACAAAGGCATGGAAGTGGATGCAGACCAGTACGCAACCACAGGCGTTCAACAAGACAAGCTGCAAGAAACGCTGAACAAGAACGCCAGCTACTCCAGAAAATACCTGGATCCGCGTTTGAGCGTGCCGGCCAATGCACAACCATCTCCCGAAGCGATGGAACACAATGTGCTTTGGCAAAAGGCCGATTTTGAAGAACCGCTGTTGGTTGAAATTGGTCGCGGAGAAGCGGCGTGCTACGCAACGATTCAGGTCGGATGTCAGAACCTCGTTCTCGGAATGACCGATGAACTCGACGGGAAGGTCCGCCTGCGAATGATCAGCATTCTCGAAGACGGGCATTGCCTCATCAGCGTTGACGATTCATATCAAGACCTTCAGGTTGCGGGTGCAAATGAGCATGCGACCTTGGCGGTCCACGAATCGATTACCGCACCCAAGCTGTTGGCAAAGCACTTGGAAAAAGCCGCCGACTTGGCAGAGCAACGAAATGCCGGTTTGGTGACATTGGACACCAACGAATGGCGCGATGTGGTGCTGCTGACGGAACGGGTGATCAAGTCCGTTCTGCACGACGAAGGACATCAAAAGTGGGACATCTATGACATGGCCTACGGCCGGTTCGCATACCCAATCCAGCCAGTGCGGATGTTCCAGGACGCTTCACCCGTCTGA
- a CDS encoding endonuclease/exonuclease/phosphatase family protein yields MVIKLLWKLIWGDKSNSRRRSRRSSGSLLRWFTPGISVTGVIALVIAALTGQVNLPSLDSLRGSEEPVYEDPLAASLTPEQMASRGYSGKAPIGQIAPVSLVTPVSGREQKNDTSIRIATFNIQVFGKSKSEKPDVMRQLAQVCLLFDVVAIQEIKGDPALPMNGLLDEIASLGGRYDATVSAPQGRTSQTERYGYVWDTDRIDLIPESDYLVNDDLDRMHRAPMVASFQTRVTPTATRKPFRFTLLNAHTDPDEVGSRIGDTPANEMNVLDDVFHSVRMYEYQNTGEEDFILMGDLNVDTQWLLETGRIPNVTSLVGDKPTNTLQTKTYDHILIDAATTREFTGRAGVLDLKAALRITEEQALKVSDHMPVWAEFGVYEIPPR; encoded by the coding sequence GTGGTGATCAAACTGTTATGGAAACTGATCTGGGGCGATAAGTCCAATTCGCGGCGGCGGTCTCGTCGATCCAGCGGCTCATTGCTGCGCTGGTTCACGCCAGGAATCTCAGTCACCGGTGTCATCGCGTTGGTCATCGCGGCGTTGACCGGACAGGTCAATTTGCCGAGCCTGGATTCGTTGCGAGGCAGCGAAGAACCGGTCTATGAAGATCCGCTGGCAGCATCGTTGACGCCCGAACAAATGGCGTCCCGTGGATATTCCGGAAAAGCACCGATCGGCCAAATTGCTCCGGTAAGTTTGGTCACGCCCGTCAGCGGACGCGAGCAGAAAAACGACACGTCGATTCGCATCGCGACATTCAACATTCAAGTCTTTGGCAAGAGCAAATCGGAAAAGCCAGACGTGATGCGTCAACTCGCTCAAGTCTGTTTGCTATTCGACGTCGTCGCGATCCAAGAGATCAAAGGTGATCCTGCACTGCCGATGAATGGCTTGCTCGACGAGATCGCTAGCCTAGGTGGTCGCTACGATGCCACCGTGAGCGCCCCTCAAGGCAGAACTTCACAGACCGAGCGATACGGATACGTTTGGGACACCGATCGCATCGACTTGATCCCCGAGTCAGACTACTTGGTCAACGACGACCTTGATCGCATGCACCGTGCTCCGATGGTCGCCAGTTTCCAAACGCGTGTCACACCAACCGCGACTCGCAAACCATTCCGATTCACTTTGCTAAATGCACACACGGATCCCGACGAAGTCGGTTCACGCATCGGTGACACGCCAGCAAATGAGATGAACGTATTGGATGACGTTTTTCATAGCGTACGAATGTACGAATATCAAAACACAGGCGAAGAAGACTTCATCCTGATGGGCGACTTGAATGTCGACACTCAGTGGTTGCTCGAAACAGGACGCATCCCCAACGTGACATCGCTGGTCGGCGACAAACCTACCAACACGCTGCAAACAAAGACCTACGATCACATACTGATCGACGCCGCAACAACGCGAGAATTCACAGGTCGAGCTGGTGTGCTGGACCTCAAAGCCGCATTGAGAATCACCGAAGAGCAAGCACTGAAAGTCAGTGACCACATGCCGGTTTGGGCGGAATTCGGAGTCTACGAAATTCCGCCTCGGTGA
- a CDS encoding multiheme c-type cytochrome, translated as MSFCINRLPIASVITGLVLAMTAIGLLQMPSTKNSAPELDASADDLMRWAPAQGGVLVSSVVDTASVAGAAAKPVDPHLTMGSETCIKCHANEVKVWKATPHHRTFDELHRRPAAKEIASKLGVRSIKHDGRCVHCHYTQKVDVASGNVHAIEGVSCESCHGSAKQWLDLHHDYGGEQVTRAMETPEHRQQRLAQSVAAGMRNPVNVYLVAQSCLRCHTTADEELVNVGGHPTGSLDFEFVSWSQGTIRHNFIDSDGQTNDQNTRDRLRVMFVSGMIADLEASLRATAEATEKAKFGVTAAKRADRAAKRLLSVSQKIDSKQLEDVLMIYSGVTLKLNNREQLIQAADAIAEIGFRFAAETNGHVLEPLDAFIPPANRWK; from the coding sequence ATGTCATTCTGCATCAACCGTCTTCCAATCGCATCTGTGATCACGGGGCTGGTCCTCGCCATGACCGCCATCGGATTGTTGCAGATGCCCAGCACAAAGAATTCAGCACCGGAATTGGATGCATCGGCGGATGACCTGATGCGGTGGGCTCCCGCTCAAGGCGGCGTGTTGGTCAGTTCGGTGGTCGATACCGCAAGCGTCGCGGGAGCGGCGGCCAAACCCGTGGATCCACATCTGACGATGGGCAGCGAGACATGCATCAAATGTCATGCAAACGAAGTGAAGGTGTGGAAGGCAACACCTCACCATCGCACCTTTGATGAGTTACATCGTCGTCCGGCGGCAAAAGAAATCGCATCCAAGTTGGGTGTTCGTTCCATCAAGCACGACGGACGATGTGTGCATTGCCACTACACGCAAAAAGTTGATGTGGCGTCGGGTAATGTTCACGCGATCGAGGGTGTCAGTTGCGAATCGTGCCATGGTTCTGCCAAACAATGGTTGGACCTGCACCATGACTATGGTGGCGAACAAGTCACGCGTGCAATGGAAACGCCAGAGCATCGACAGCAACGTTTGGCACAAAGTGTCGCCGCCGGAATGCGAAACCCCGTCAACGTTTACTTGGTCGCACAGAGTTGCTTGCGTTGCCATACGACCGCCGACGAAGAACTCGTTAATGTCGGTGGTCACCCGACCGGTAGTTTGGATTTCGAATTTGTTTCATGGAGCCAAGGAACGATCCGGCACAACTTCATTGATTCCGATGGCCAAACCAACGACCAAAACACTCGCGATCGATTGCGAGTCATGTTCGTCAGCGGCATGATCGCGGACTTGGAAGCCAGTCTTCGAGCGACTGCCGAGGCGACTGAAAAAGCAAAGTTCGGTGTCACCGCCGCCAAACGTGCCGACCGAGCCGCGAAACGTTTGCTTTCAGTCTCTCAAAAAATCGACTCGAAACAGCTCGAAGACGTTCTCATGATTTACAGCGGCGTGACCTTGAAACTCAACAACCGTGAGCAACTCATTCAGGCAGCTGACGCGATTGCCGAGATCGGTTTTCGCTTCGCTGCGGAAACAAACGGTCACGTACTCGAACCGCTCGACGCGTTCATTCCTCCGGCGAATCGCTGGAAGTAG
- a CDS encoding aldo/keto reductase: MNQHIILGLWPIAGVTTIGVTRENAIATIHAAIDAGIRQFDTAYSYGLQGEADVRLGAALKDLDGPTRDEIQIIGKVGQRYGEDGVRVNDGNPETLVVDAENSLRRIGTRCFDTLMLHCVDDEVPIEASAWALQRLMQRGMAKRVGVCNATPEQRAAFASVVPCSAIQCPLNGLQQDALSNEIADAKEHDCDAWVYWTLMKGLLAGKIERDHVFAEGDSRPNYPIFQGAARERAHDIVDKLKAIAADTGRSVANLSISWAVSQPGVTAALVGAHRPDQIAGFATAGPLPKAVRRQVNELFATSSDSPEE; this comes from the coding sequence TTGAACCAACACATCATCCTGGGGCTCTGGCCCATCGCGGGAGTCACCACCATTGGCGTCACTCGCGAAAATGCAATCGCGACCATTCATGCCGCAATCGACGCGGGAATTCGTCAGTTCGACACGGCGTACAGCTATGGCCTGCAGGGGGAGGCGGATGTACGCCTCGGGGCAGCTCTGAAGGACTTGGACGGGCCAACCCGTGATGAAATCCAAATCATCGGTAAAGTTGGACAACGCTACGGTGAAGACGGCGTCCGCGTGAACGATGGCAATCCAGAGACACTGGTTGTCGACGCCGAGAACTCGCTCAGACGCATTGGCACTCGCTGCTTTGACACGTTGATGTTGCACTGCGTCGATGACGAAGTGCCAATCGAAGCGAGTGCCTGGGCATTGCAACGATTGATGCAACGCGGCATGGCAAAACGCGTGGGGGTATGCAACGCCACCCCCGAACAACGTGCGGCATTCGCGAGCGTCGTTCCGTGTTCAGCGATCCAGTGTCCGCTCAATGGACTTCAACAGGATGCTCTTTCCAACGAGATTGCCGATGCGAAAGAACACGACTGCGACGCGTGGGTTTATTGGACGCTCATGAAAGGATTGCTGGCCGGCAAAATTGAGCGTGATCATGTCTTCGCCGAGGGAGACAGCCGGCCAAACTATCCGATCTTTCAGGGTGCCGCCCGCGAAAGGGCTCATGACATCGTCGACAAGCTCAAGGCAATCGCCGCCGACACCGGACGTTCGGTTGCGAACTTGTCAATTTCGTGGGCAGTATCGCAACCTGGTGTCACCGCCGCGTTGGTTGGCGCTCATCGTCCCGATCAGATTGCCGGGTTTGCAACCGCGGGCCCACTTCCCAAAGCAGTGCGCCGACAAGTCAACGAACTCTTCGCTACTTCCAGCGATTCGCCGGAGGAATGA
- a CDS encoding HEAT repeat domain-containing protein gives MTAPIVHTTRLVAAYRRYLGSADAPRFAHDVDEHYTSATLTALLSRGEVEHRRAAALALGMLGDRRSVDFLGRALSDSDRGVRLVADDSFHSVIVRDAAPLHHQKLLRVIHLNDGGEYAAALSPAMVLIDQAPLYAEAHHQLAICWHGLEDFEKAEAAYQSCLWHCRFHYTAWQSLAKVRVLLGKGNKALDALNRCLDINPDVETARMQRRVIRRRLRQSDV, from the coding sequence GTGACAGCTCCCATCGTCCACACGACTCGCCTAGTCGCCGCTTACCGGCGATACCTCGGCTCCGCGGACGCACCCCGGTTTGCTCACGACGTCGATGAGCACTACACCTCGGCCACGCTGACCGCACTGCTTTCTCGAGGTGAAGTCGAACATCGCCGAGCTGCCGCGTTAGCTTTGGGGATGTTGGGCGACCGCCGTTCTGTCGATTTTTTAGGCCGGGCTCTCTCGGATAGCGACCGCGGCGTGCGATTGGTCGCGGACGACTCCTTTCATTCGGTCATCGTTCGCGACGCCGCTCCACTGCACCATCAAAAACTGCTTCGCGTCATTCACTTGAACGACGGTGGCGAATACGCAGCTGCTTTGTCACCCGCGATGGTGTTGATCGACCAAGCTCCTTTGTACGCGGAAGCTCACCATCAGCTCGCGATTTGCTGGCATGGACTGGAAGATTTCGAAAAGGCCGAAGCCGCTTACCAATCATGTTTGTGGCATTGTCGATTCCATTACACGGCTTGGCAAAGTCTCGCCAAAGTCCGCGTGCTTCTTGGCAAGGGCAACAAAGCACTCGATGCACTGAATCGTTGCTTGGATATCAACCCTGATGTCGAAACGGCTCGCATGCAACGCCGAGTCATCCGTCGCCGTTTGCGTCAAAGCGACGTTTGA
- the gnd gene encoding decarboxylating NADP(+)-dependent phosphogluconate dehydrogenase: MSGDCDFGLIGLAVMGENLALNVESRGYKVAVYNRTTSKVDALMEGRAKGKNFVGCHSIEEFVKSVKRPRRLMMLVKAGPAVDALIEQLLPHCEPGDIIIDGGNEYYVHTERRTKQVEEAGMLYVGCGVSGGEEGALKGPSLMPGGSAEAWPHIKEMFQSIAAKVGPNNDIPCCEWLGAGGAGNYVKMVHNGIEYGDMQLICEAYQLLKELGGLSNDELYDVFDEWNRGDLQSYLIEISRDIFSVKDDQGGDGYLVDKIMDVAGAKGTGKWMSQLALDLGVPSTLVTTAVFARGLSAQKEARTRASKTLNGPAESSNPEMRAIAQSLVGDRAEFVEAVRQALYASKIVSYAQGFVQLQAASAEHNWGLDYGAAALLWRGGCIIRAQFLDRIKEAFDADPNLENLLLAKYFEDAVENAQEKWRKVVAIASIMGIPVPAFSTALCYYDGYRMERLPANMLQAQRDYFGAHTYQRVDKEGTFHSEWIQLRKEPKA; encoded by the coding sequence ATGAGTGGTGATTGTGATTTCGGCCTGATTGGTTTGGCCGTCATGGGCGAAAATCTGGCCTTGAACGTCGAAAGCCGCGGCTACAAAGTCGCCGTCTACAACCGCACCACGTCCAAAGTCGACGCTTTGATGGAAGGCCGTGCGAAGGGCAAAAACTTCGTCGGCTGCCACTCGATCGAAGAATTCGTCAAATCAGTCAAACGACCTCGCAGACTGATGATGCTGGTCAAAGCCGGCCCCGCCGTCGACGCATTGATCGAGCAATTGCTGCCACACTGCGAACCCGGCGACATCATCATTGACGGTGGTAACGAGTACTACGTTCACACTGAACGCCGCACCAAGCAAGTCGAAGAAGCCGGAATGCTGTACGTCGGTTGCGGCGTCAGCGGTGGCGAAGAAGGTGCCCTCAAAGGCCCATCATTGATGCCCGGCGGAAGTGCCGAAGCATGGCCTCACATCAAAGAAATGTTCCAGTCGATCGCAGCCAAGGTCGGACCCAACAACGACATCCCTTGCTGCGAATGGCTCGGTGCCGGTGGCGCGGGCAACTACGTCAAGATGGTTCACAACGGCATCGAATACGGCGACATGCAGTTGATCTGCGAAGCCTATCAATTGCTGAAAGAACTCGGCGGTTTGTCCAATGACGAACTGTATGACGTCTTCGACGAATGGAACCGTGGTGATCTGCAAAGCTATCTGATCGAAATCTCTCGCGACATCTTCAGCGTCAAAGACGACCAAGGCGGCGACGGATACCTCGTCGACAAGATCATGGACGTTGCCGGTGCAAAGGGCACAGGTAAATGGATGAGCCAACTGGCTCTCGACCTTGGCGTCCCCAGCACCCTGGTCACGACCGCCGTGTTCGCTCGCGGTTTGTCGGCACAAAAGGAAGCACGGACTCGTGCCAGCAAGACGCTCAACGGTCCCGCTGAATCGTCCAACCCTGAAATGCGTGCGATCGCTCAATCGTTGGTTGGTGATCGTGCTGAGTTTGTCGAAGCGGTTCGCCAAGCACTGTACGCTTCGAAAATTGTTTCTTACGCGCAAGGCTTTGTTCAACTGCAAGCCGCATCGGCCGAGCACAATTGGGGCTTGGACTACGGTGCCGCCGCATTGCTATGGCGAGGTGGTTGCATCATCCGTGCTCAGTTCCTGGATCGCATCAAAGAAGCCTTCGACGCCGATCCAAACCTGGAAAACTTGCTGCTGGCCAAGTACTTCGAAGACGCAGTCGAAAACGCACAAGAAAAATGGCGAAAGGTCGTCGCCATCGCTTCGATCATGGGCATTCCGGTTCCCGCGTTCAGCACCGCATTGTGCTACTACGACGGATATCGCATGGAACGCTTGCCAGCCAACATGCTGCAAGCCCAACGCGATTACTTTGGTGCTCACACCTACCAACGCGTCGACAAGGAAGGCACCTTCCACAGCGAGTGGATTCAACTTCGCAAAGAGCCCAAAGCTTAG